A stretch of Gemmatimonas aurantiaca T-27 DNA encodes these proteins:
- a CDS encoding major capsid protein, giving the protein MRTKYFGAFALFLLAALCSMAWLMTATGGAPPTQVTALPSGSPDLVPFLGGVALMGTLNVMYDTAELSQTINSLISLQNGLHKMFFSNVKTHKTETVVFDVKTKRRVTARYVHPRSPGKPRQLTGFRTDSFQPAYIKELTAFDPDRAFKRMAGESLMGTMSPQERVDAAIVEELTEHRDVIDRTLERQAVEGLRDAKVIISGEDYPTVEVDFGRDEDLSKAENTLTGGDRWGQTATADPLKTLRGRSRKLVQLSGSAGRHVVLESAGYDAFRSIPRIDDIFDTKDIKVGDLNFNEAQTEGLIYRGKADGFFFYTYDAWFEDENGEDQPALAEGEALMLGAVEGTTHYGAIKDFEAQFEPMPIFTKMKTEWNPSSLQVLSQSSPLVVPVRTNATCAMQVLG; this is encoded by the coding sequence ATGCGTACCAAGTACTTCGGCGCCTTCGCGCTCTTCCTGTTGGCCGCGCTCTGCTCGATGGCGTGGCTGATGACCGCCACGGGCGGTGCGCCCCCGACACAGGTCACAGCTCTGCCGAGTGGCAGTCCGGATCTGGTCCCGTTCCTCGGCGGCGTCGCGTTGATGGGCACTCTCAACGTCATGTACGACACGGCCGAGCTCTCGCAGACGATCAATAGTTTGATCTCGCTGCAGAACGGGCTGCACAAGATGTTCTTCAGCAACGTGAAGACCCACAAAACGGAAACGGTGGTCTTCGACGTCAAGACAAAGCGCCGTGTGACCGCTCGTTATGTGCATCCGCGTTCGCCGGGAAAGCCGCGCCAGCTCACGGGATTCCGCACCGACTCGTTTCAGCCGGCGTACATCAAGGAGCTCACCGCGTTCGATCCGGATCGCGCCTTCAAGCGCATGGCCGGTGAATCGCTGATGGGCACCATGTCTCCCCAGGAGCGCGTCGACGCCGCGATCGTCGAGGAGCTCACCGAGCACCGCGACGTCATCGATCGCACGCTCGAACGCCAGGCGGTGGAAGGCCTGCGTGATGCCAAGGTCATCATCTCGGGCGAGGACTACCCGACCGTCGAAGTTGACTTCGGTCGCGACGAAGACCTGAGCAAGGCCGAGAACACCCTTACGGGGGGTGATCGTTGGGGGCAGACCGCCACCGCCGACCCGCTCAAGACGCTGCGCGGTCGCAGTCGCAAGCTGGTCCAGTTGTCGGGATCGGCGGGTCGCCACGTGGTGCTGGAATCGGCGGGCTATGACGCGTTCCGTTCGATTCCGCGGATCGACGACATCTTCGATACGAAGGACATCAAGGTCGGTGACCTCAACTTCAACGAGGCGCAGACGGAAGGCCTGATTTATCGCGGTAAGGCCGATGGGTTCTTCTTCTACACGTATGACGCGTGGTTCGAAGATGAGAACGGTGAAGACCAGCCCGCGCTGGCCGAAGGCGAGGCGCTGATGCTCGGTGCGGTGGAAGGCACGACGCACTACGGCGCCATCAAGGATTTCGAGGCGCAGTTCGAGCCCATGCCGATCTTCACGAAGATGAAGACGGAGTGGAACCCGTCGAGCCTGCAGGTACTCTCGCAGTCCTCGCCGCTGGTCGTTCCGGTGCGCACCAACGCGACCTGCGCCATGCAGGTCCTCGGCTGA
- a CDS encoding head-tail joining protein, with protein MPSPYAPDDADTVLDDFAKAVVCSAAPHVTRALFDDAVVEGDVGGRAITSKQEVLKVKRGAFAGVAWKGSTVAVPAESLTYRIERELERPSSLFDYYAIQPLR; from the coding sequence GTGCCGTCCCCGTACGCGCCCGACGACGCAGACACCGTCTTAGACGATTTCGCGAAGGCGGTGGTCTGCAGCGCCGCGCCCCATGTCACGCGGGCGCTCTTCGACGACGCCGTCGTCGAAGGCGACGTCGGCGGCCGTGCCATCACGAGCAAGCAGGAAGTGCTCAAGGTGAAGCGCGGCGCGTTCGCCGGCGTGGCGTGGAAGGGGAGCACGGTGGCCGTGCCCGCCGAGTCCCTCACCTACCGCATCGAGCGTGAGCTCGAGCGGCCGTCCTCGTTGTTCGACTACTACGCCATTCAACCGCTGCGATGA
- a CDS encoding M15 family peptidase, with product MHDALTNARRRRALSRPLAWLLVVSALALSLYPSLSREHAVRAQSSDTTGLRVVTPPNGNPFVALPKPCWPEHSLTGRDTLWHYVPCRSLDVYPPGMRIQVECVLDRVRKGGWGEPLIAETWRSPPLQWYHWEKGRTRPGQIVTNVSDARTGFHYWGLAIDIVHGKRGWAYPRFFEWLARYYEACGLVAGGYWKKLKDWPHGQFAAWESMSRAPVWARRLMAEGKRDSLWKMAGAMP from the coding sequence ATGCACGACGCACTGACGAACGCACGCCGACGACGGGCTTTGTCACGCCCCCTCGCGTGGCTGTTGGTGGTCAGCGCACTGGCGCTGAGCCTCTACCCCTCGCTCTCACGCGAGCACGCTGTGCGCGCCCAGAGCAGCGACACCACTGGGTTGCGCGTGGTCACGCCGCCGAATGGGAATCCGTTCGTTGCACTGCCGAAGCCGTGCTGGCCCGAGCACTCGCTCACCGGGCGCGACACGCTGTGGCACTACGTACCCTGTCGCTCACTTGATGTCTATCCGCCTGGCATGCGCATCCAGGTCGAGTGCGTCCTCGATCGCGTGCGAAAGGGAGGATGGGGAGAGCCGCTCATCGCAGAAACGTGGCGGTCCCCTCCACTGCAGTGGTACCACTGGGAGAAGGGGCGCACGCGCCCTGGGCAGATCGTCACCAACGTCAGTGATGCGCGCACCGGGTTCCACTATTGGGGCCTCGCCATCGACATCGTGCACGGAAAGCGCGGCTGGGCGTATCCGCGATTCTTCGAGTGGCTCGCGCGCTACTACGAGGCGTGCGGGCTCGTCGCGGGCGGTTACTGGAAGAAACTCAAGGATTGGCCGCACGGACAATTCGCTGCGTGGGAGTCGATGTCGCGTGCGCCAGTGTGGGCACGACGGCTCATGGCCGAAGGCAAACGGGATTCGCTGTGGAAGATGGCGGGGGCGATGCCATGA
- a CDS encoding PEP-CTERM sorting domain-containing protein: MRKLIAAIAMAVGLTGRAGAQQTFNLFPPLTFAGCDVGLGSCHQIRVTGTQHQDAGGTLYGPVLNLVATSTWYATGGFHDSGLGSAWYINGYAPAMQADVHHASNSCYWVGNMDRSWCEPGRVDPWQNGLHLDGPTPWRPEWIDLHLVYLDGPRGVYPWDTEQLRFSTLRLTAVPEPSTYAFLATGLLGVFALRRRRTR, from the coding sequence ATGCGGAAACTGATCGCGGCAATTGCGATGGCGGTTGGACTCACGGGGCGCGCGGGAGCGCAGCAGACATTCAACCTCTTCCCCCCGCTCACCTTTGCGGGGTGCGATGTGGGCCTGGGATCCTGCCACCAAATACGGGTGACTGGTACGCAGCATCAGGATGCCGGCGGGACGCTCTACGGCCCGGTGCTCAACCTGGTGGCGACGAGCACGTGGTACGCGACCGGGGGCTTTCACGATAGTGGGCTCGGATCGGCTTGGTACATCAACGGCTATGCTCCTGCGATGCAGGCCGACGTCCATCACGCCAGCAACTCATGCTATTGGGTTGGCAACATGGACCGGAGTTGGTGCGAACCCGGTCGCGTCGATCCCTGGCAGAACGGCCTGCATTTGGACGGGCCGACGCCATGGCGCCCGGAGTGGATCGACCTCCATCTCGTGTATCTGGATGGCCCGCGGGGAGTGTACCCGTGGGACACGGAACAACTCCGATTCTCGACACTGCGTCTGACGGCAGTCCCTGAGCCCAGCACCTACGCCTTCTTGGCCACGGGATTGTTGGGGGTGTTCGCGCTGCGCCGTCGCAGAACACGCTGA
- a CDS encoding SOS response-associated peptidase, with protein sequence MCGRFVKKGLKYDADGNPEIGGFNDIRIIYRGQGMLRERYNIAPASQISVLRTTDEGVVADDALWWLLPPFVTDAKDWMKKAATFNARSETIATAPSFRSAWKRGKRCLIPADALYEWQKVGTAKKPHAILRRDRAPFAFAGIFEDGSAGLSATIITLEPNALFAPLHNRMAMILPPEDYAAWLSPDTDPDQAMALIRKWDPGEFKAYEVSKHVSNARNEGPECLAPVDDTRLL encoded by the coding sequence ATGTGCGGCCGATTCGTGAAGAAGGGATTGAAGTACGACGCGGATGGGAACCCAGAGATCGGCGGGTTCAATGACATCCGTATCATCTACCGTGGCCAAGGGATGCTGCGCGAGCGGTACAACATCGCGCCGGCCTCGCAGATCAGTGTGCTGCGAACGACCGATGAAGGCGTGGTTGCCGACGATGCCCTGTGGTGGCTCCTGCCGCCATTCGTGACCGACGCGAAGGACTGGATGAAGAAAGCTGCCACGTTCAACGCGCGCAGTGAGACTATTGCCACGGCACCATCCTTCCGCAGTGCATGGAAACGTGGCAAGCGGTGCTTGATTCCCGCTGATGCGCTGTATGAATGGCAGAAGGTGGGCACGGCGAAGAAGCCCCACGCGATCCTGCGCCGTGATCGTGCGCCATTTGCGTTTGCCGGAATTTTCGAGGATGGATCTGCAGGCCTTAGTGCCACGATCATCACGCTTGAGCCGAACGCGCTGTTTGCGCCGCTCCACAATCGCATGGCCATGATCCTCCCGCCTGAGGACTACGCGGCATGGCTCTCGCCGGACACCGATCCCGACCAGGCGATGGCGCTGATTCGCAAATGGGATCCCGGCGAGTTCAAGGCGTACGAAGTCTCGAAGCATGTCAGCAACGCGCGCAACGAAGGGCCCGAATGCTTGGCGCCCGTCGATGATACGCGCCTGCTCTAA
- a CDS encoding DUF5131 family protein, producing MGTNTGIEWTDATWNPMTGCTKISAGCDHCYAAIVAERKTKDVYLKRLPVKDTPANREDPFAPRFWDDRLLLPLTWREPRRVFVNSMSDVFHAQFSLDMIRAVFDIMAIASQHQFQLLTKRPERAARLASELHWPENVWVGTSIENMDVARRADALREIPAAVRFISAEPLLGPVDTLDLTGIDWVIGGGESGAGARPCDPAWARGLLQNCRRHDVAFFWKQWGGFTPKAGGRLLDGETYSEFPRELISA from the coding sequence ATGGGTACGAACACTGGCATTGAATGGACCGACGCGACGTGGAACCCGATGACCGGGTGCACGAAGATCTCGGCGGGCTGTGATCACTGCTACGCGGCCATCGTGGCCGAGCGAAAGACGAAAGACGTCTACCTGAAGCGGCTGCCGGTGAAAGACACGCCGGCGAATCGGGAAGATCCGTTCGCGCCGCGCTTCTGGGACGATCGCCTCCTGTTGCCGCTGACGTGGCGGGAGCCCCGGCGGGTCTTCGTGAACAGCATGTCGGATGTGTTCCATGCCCAGTTCTCGCTGGACATGATCCGCGCGGTGTTCGACATCATGGCCATCGCCTCACAGCATCAGTTCCAGCTGTTGACGAAGCGGCCCGAGCGCGCCGCGCGCCTCGCGTCCGAGTTGCACTGGCCGGAGAACGTGTGGGTCGGCACCTCGATCGAGAACATGGACGTCGCCCGCCGCGCCGATGCGCTGCGCGAGATCCCCGCCGCAGTGCGCTTCATCTCGGCCGAGCCGCTGTTGGGTCCCGTCGACACGCTGGATCTGACGGGGATCGACTGGGTCATCGGCGGCGGGGAGAGTGGTGCCGGCGCCCGGCCGTGTGATCCGGCCTGGGCGCGGGGTCTGCTGCAGAACTGCCGACGGCACGACGTGGCGTTCTTCTGGAAGCAGTGGGGCGGCTTCACGCCCAAGGCCGGCGGGCGGCTACTCGACGGCGAGACTTACTCGGAGTTTCCCCGAGAGTTGATCAGCGCCTGA
- the tcmP gene encoding three-Cys-motif partner protein TcmP: MVPKKASDQPERFFNEGPSEWAQIKHKILSGYLRVFVYKLQRASDTILVVDGFAGAGRYADGSPGSPLLAVELNQDLAMKDRGIAINVHAIEQDPECVKSLQEALQPWTRVPQRAWVMPGGFADYVDEIAARSAGIPTFIFLDPFGAGVTIDSLQPLLNSVRSAPLELLLRVDATLLTRFAGQVRKGRDHPEYRQTAEAFADLLKRMNIDPDVISDSLEDRRQWLRHRRREVVLSRYQAAFAKRFAYAQYLPVRPTHGAAPKYYLLHVSESPHGYVMMNDVVSKLLEGQDLQEQSRKQNRSGQGNLFAPVPSLRIPDSEIDSALLDAAEAKGSRGAEFIEIRAALVRRFGTTLRQKDHNAALKRLRDSGRLEIGPVTNSNYDRAIVRFLRR, encoded by the coding sequence ATGGTGCCCAAGAAGGCCTCCGATCAACCGGAGCGCTTTTTCAACGAAGGCCCCTCTGAGTGGGCACAGATCAAGCACAAGATCCTGTCGGGGTACCTTCGCGTCTTCGTGTACAAGCTGCAGCGTGCATCCGACACCATTCTTGTGGTGGATGGATTTGCTGGGGCTGGTCGATATGCGGACGGCAGCCCTGGGTCGCCACTGCTCGCCGTCGAACTCAATCAGGATCTTGCGATGAAGGATCGTGGCATTGCCATCAATGTCCACGCGATCGAGCAGGATCCCGAGTGCGTGAAGTCCCTCCAAGAGGCGCTGCAGCCGTGGACTCGTGTGCCGCAGCGTGCGTGGGTCATGCCGGGGGGATTTGCCGACTATGTCGACGAAATCGCCGCGCGTTCGGCGGGCATCCCGACGTTCATTTTTCTCGATCCGTTCGGGGCTGGGGTGACCATCGACAGCCTCCAGCCGCTGCTGAATTCGGTGCGTTCGGCCCCCCTTGAACTGCTGCTGCGCGTGGACGCCACGCTTCTCACTCGGTTCGCTGGACAGGTGCGGAAGGGTCGCGATCACCCGGAGTATCGGCAAACTGCTGAGGCCTTTGCGGACCTACTCAAGCGCATGAACATCGATCCCGATGTGATCTCAGACTCCCTTGAGGACCGTCGCCAATGGCTGCGGCACCGTCGCCGCGAGGTGGTGCTTTCTCGCTATCAAGCGGCTTTCGCCAAGCGTTTCGCGTACGCTCAGTATCTGCCAGTGCGCCCGACTCACGGTGCTGCTCCGAAGTACTATCTACTCCATGTGAGCGAAAGCCCGCACGGATATGTGATGATGAACGATGTCGTGAGCAAGCTGCTGGAAGGGCAGGATCTGCAGGAACAGTCGCGCAAACAGAATCGCAGTGGCCAGGGGAACCTGTTCGCACCGGTTCCGTCCCTCCGCATCCCCGATAGCGAAATTGACTCTGCTCTGCTGGACGCTGCTGAAGCGAAAGGATCTAGAGGGGCGGAGTTTATCGAGATCCGCGCGGCACTCGTGCGACGCTTTGGCACAACTCTACGCCAGAAGGACCACAACGCAGCGCTGAAGCGCCTGCGGGATTCGGGGCGGCTCGAGATAGGTCCGGTTACGAACAGCAACTACGACCGCGCGATCGTGCGTTTTCTCAGGCGCTGA
- a CDS encoding ParB/RepB/Spo0J family partition protein, with protein sequence MSPVVVTEGVDIAPDNVAGTVEPYAPEAAPEATVRRAAVPMRVALRQVHASPSNPRKIITLDEIEALGASLQQHGQLTRVLLRPMATPKGADPSVQHYELAAGHRRSLAALHLGWTDIDADVREMDDHSFLMVLWAENLQRADVPPMDEAIGIRDLQAAGWDLAAIAAEIGRPEAYVRGRLALLQLSPAAQQSMHVGLLPVTHAQELAKLPSAVQDDVLREVFNLSPVKLTDVDAAPEIEEDLPPDEDLAAVFTEDNPHGYLAEETWKPVRVPTLEDLRADLKARFYRRLSVVSWPLDDSTLLKGAGACTTCEKRSGHAPTLFPELVNARGEACLDVACFRAKEKAFARRIEQQQLAATLPEGAPMPSKKELKAREAEARAAEKARSEQESAKAQAQREQRYQIKSRARIAGVRAVLAEVTPAGLHSVPLLRALLHLIIDCTKVFEGPKDIVLLEVLGLALPAPLTANWHWQAEEVRTWVDDPTRTERHLVRALVLMVLATSGDVRVSDYFADRQYPALLQLAEVMGVNIVDIMAATERETKEQLVAAAKAEKQATKAAAKKPKRKAQPASSEDDTVAAVA encoded by the coding sequence ATGAGCCCTGTCGTGGTCACTGAAGGCGTGGACATCGCCCCGGACAACGTCGCTGGCACCGTCGAGCCGTACGCTCCCGAAGCGGCCCCAGAAGCCACCGTGCGCCGGGCGGCGGTGCCGATGCGTGTCGCGCTCAGACAAGTGCACGCCTCCCCTTCGAACCCCCGCAAGATCATCACGCTCGACGAGATCGAGGCGCTGGGGGCGAGCCTGCAGCAGCACGGCCAGTTGACCCGCGTGTTGCTGCGGCCGATGGCGACGCCCAAGGGCGCGGATCCGTCGGTGCAGCACTACGAGCTCGCCGCAGGCCATCGGCGCTCGTTGGCCGCATTGCATCTGGGCTGGACCGACATCGATGCCGATGTTCGGGAGATGGACGACCACTCGTTCTTGATGGTGTTGTGGGCCGAGAACCTCCAGCGTGCCGATGTCCCCCCGATGGATGAGGCAATCGGGATCCGCGACTTGCAGGCGGCGGGCTGGGATCTCGCGGCCATCGCCGCAGAAATCGGACGCCCCGAGGCCTACGTGCGCGGGCGGCTCGCCCTGCTGCAGTTGTCGCCGGCCGCCCAGCAGTCCATGCACGTCGGTCTGCTGCCGGTGACGCACGCCCAGGAGCTGGCCAAGCTGCCCAGCGCGGTCCAGGATGACGTGCTGCGGGAGGTGTTCAACCTGTCGCCGGTCAAACTCACCGACGTGGATGCGGCGCCTGAGATCGAAGAAGACCTCCCGCCGGACGAGGACCTCGCTGCGGTCTTCACGGAGGACAATCCGCACGGCTATCTCGCGGAAGAAACGTGGAAGCCCGTGCGCGTGCCGACGCTCGAGGACCTGCGCGCCGATCTCAAGGCGCGGTTTTACCGCCGCTTGTCGGTGGTGTCCTGGCCGCTCGATGACAGCACGCTGCTGAAGGGCGCCGGCGCGTGCACGACCTGTGAAAAGCGCAGTGGCCATGCGCCGACGCTGTTCCCCGAGCTCGTGAACGCGCGTGGGGAAGCGTGCCTCGACGTCGCCTGCTTCCGGGCCAAAGAGAAAGCATTCGCCCGGCGCATCGAACAGCAGCAGCTCGCGGCGACGCTACCGGAAGGGGCGCCAATGCCGAGCAAGAAGGAACTCAAGGCGAGGGAAGCAGAAGCGCGCGCCGCTGAGAAGGCCCGTAGCGAGCAGGAATCCGCGAAGGCCCAGGCTCAGCGCGAGCAGCGCTATCAGATCAAGTCTCGGGCGCGGATCGCCGGCGTGCGGGCCGTGCTGGCGGAAGTGACACCGGCCGGTCTTCACAGCGTCCCGCTCCTGCGCGCGCTGCTCCACCTCATCATCGACTGCACCAAGGTGTTCGAAGGGCCCAAGGACATCGTGTTGCTCGAGGTGCTGGGCCTGGCACTGCCCGCGCCACTGACGGCCAATTGGCATTGGCAGGCCGAGGAAGTGCGGACGTGGGTGGATGACCCCACGCGTACGGAACGGCATCTGGTGCGCGCGCTGGTGCTGATGGTGCTCGCCACGTCGGGAGATGTCCGGGTGAGCGACTACTTCGCCGACCGTCAGTATCCGGCCCTGCTGCAGTTGGCCGAGGTGATGGGCGTGAACATTGTCGACATCATGGCCGCCACGGAGCGGGAGACAAAGGAACAACTGGTGGCTGCGGCCAAGGCCGAGAAGCAAGCCACCAAGGCAGCGGCGAAGAAGCCGAAGCGGAAGGCGCAGCCGGCGTCGAGTGAGGACGACACCGTGGCGGCGGTGGCCTAA
- a CDS encoding tyrosine-type recombinase/integrase: MPRIRHNLKRLGLGLLQIESHASTKRVHDRRVALIGSLIAESQTDVLRALQERIITIEQLDHYARENPELGQRALLGYVRLVAPLDATIDNTLPLMGKGFTQKRYGVSAHALLNALLEQCEDPEALQVASLRTVDWEDLKAAWLDERSPSDWMHMRRFLSRFLTILLGGKTHPMRLEIMARVPYAKENERVPDLSPDQFLALVEELREDLRPAAWTIVLTGMRAKEYLACDESNLLPATYSVRIPGTKTDDASGIVQVPAEYWAWIEAGVPSRLRYKWLRIQFMRAANAIKKPDVTLHSLRHCYGQWAADGNVPEARIQRGLRHTNPRMTRRYTASQETGAVSEAVGRALTKAATARNNKESA, from the coding sequence GTGCCGCGCATTCGCCATAACCTCAAGCGCCTCGGCCTCGGGCTGCTGCAGATCGAATCCCACGCCAGCACCAAGCGGGTGCATGATCGGCGCGTGGCCCTCATCGGCAGCTTGATCGCGGAATCGCAGACGGATGTCCTGCGCGCGCTCCAGGAGCGCATCATCACCATCGAGCAGCTCGATCACTACGCGCGGGAAAACCCCGAGCTCGGACAGCGCGCACTCCTCGGTTACGTCCGCTTGGTGGCACCGCTCGATGCCACCATCGACAACACCTTGCCGTTGATGGGCAAAGGCTTCACCCAGAAGCGGTACGGGGTCTCTGCACACGCCTTGTTGAACGCGCTGCTGGAGCAGTGCGAGGATCCCGAGGCCTTGCAGGTGGCCAGCCTGCGCACCGTCGACTGGGAAGATCTCAAGGCGGCATGGCTCGACGAGCGCTCGCCGTCTGACTGGATGCACATGCGGCGTTTCCTCAGTCGGTTCCTGACCATCCTGCTCGGTGGCAAGACGCACCCGATGCGCTTGGAGATCATGGCGCGCGTGCCCTACGCCAAAGAAAATGAGCGCGTACCGGATCTGAGTCCCGACCAGTTTCTGGCCCTCGTCGAAGAGCTACGGGAGGACCTACGGCCAGCAGCCTGGACGATCGTGCTCACAGGCATGCGCGCGAAAGAGTACCTCGCGTGCGACGAAAGCAATCTGTTGCCCGCCACGTACAGTGTTCGCATCCCAGGCACCAAAACCGACGACGCCAGCGGCATCGTGCAGGTCCCGGCCGAATACTGGGCATGGATCGAAGCGGGCGTCCCATCGCGCCTCCGCTACAAGTGGCTGCGCATTCAGTTCATGCGCGCCGCAAACGCCATCAAAAAACCGGACGTCACGCTCCACAGCCTGCGTCACTGCTACGGGCAATGGGCGGCAGACGGGAACGTCCCAGAAGCCCGTATCCAACGCGGCCTGCGCCACACCAATCCCCGCATGACACGCCGCTACACCGCGAGCCAAGAAACCGGTGCGGTTTCAGAGGCCGTGGGACGGGCACTCACCAAGGCCGCAACGGCCCGCAACAACAAGGAATCCGCATGA
- a CDS encoding OmpA family protein has translation MRYVKFAATAVLAATTLSACATKGFVRRGLEEQRVALSTERTERTTADNALQNDVRGVRGSVDSLRTDLNALRTDLQTLRTEYGAKITALEGAVKFAMPVHFGFDDAAVRQEDQAALEKFAQVAQSHYPGATITVEGFSDPAGSAAYNLRLSRERADAVRDFLVTKGMDGAALRTVGYGKARLVRPGAKGDESGAELNRRVTFVIESSGGTTATVAAITSPE, from the coding sequence ATGCGATACGTCAAGTTTGCAGCCACAGCGGTGCTCGCGGCCACCACGTTGAGCGCCTGTGCCACGAAGGGCTTCGTCCGTCGTGGTCTCGAAGAGCAGCGGGTGGCGCTCTCCACGGAGCGCACGGAGCGGACGACCGCCGACAACGCACTGCAGAACGATGTGCGTGGTGTGCGCGGCAGCGTGGACAGCCTCCGCACCGACCTGAACGCTCTGCGTACGGACCTCCAGACGCTGCGCACGGAATACGGCGCCAAGATCACGGCCCTCGAAGGCGCGGTGAAGTTTGCGATGCCGGTGCACTTCGGTTTTGACGACGCAGCGGTGCGTCAGGAAGATCAGGCCGCGCTCGAGAAGTTCGCCCAGGTGGCCCAGTCGCACTATCCGGGCGCGACGATCACCGTGGAAGGGTTCTCGGATCCGGCCGGTAGTGCGGCGTACAACCTGCGCCTCTCGCGCGAACGGGCCGATGCGGTGCGCGACTTCCTCGTGACCAAGGGCATGGATGGCGCGGCCCTCCGCACGGTGGGATATGGCAAGGCGCGTCTGGTGCGGCCGGGTGCCAAGGGTGACGAGTCGGGCGCGGAGCTGAATCGCCGGGTGACGTTTGTCATCGAATCGTCGGGCGGCACGACGGCCACGGTCGCGGCGATCACGTCGCCGGAGTAA
- a CDS encoding SDR family oxidoreductase, producing MIESLASVFRPGLLNGQVALVTGGGTGIGLGISELLAELGAHVVIASRKADNVERAVQGIVARGQSASAVTLDVRNADQVKQVVQDIAQRLGRIDVLVNNAAGNFYAPSATLSPNAWKSVVEIDLYGTFHCSQAVYPVMAGQGGGRIISTSMTLHYRGWPLMAHATAAKAGVDALTRTLAVEWAPERIRMNAIAPGPIPTEGVKKAFTPPAESGVPDLFAAAEEKMAEYARTGIPLGRWGTPRDIANMVAFLASPAGDWITGAIFVVDGGEWLSKGGRQGP from the coding sequence ATGATTGAGTCGCTCGCGTCCGTGTTTCGTCCCGGCCTGCTCAATGGCCAGGTTGCACTCGTGACCGGAGGTGGGACCGGGATCGGACTCGGAATCTCCGAACTGTTGGCCGAGCTCGGAGCGCATGTGGTCATTGCGAGCCGCAAAGCCGACAACGTGGAGCGTGCGGTGCAGGGCATCGTGGCGCGCGGCCAGTCGGCCAGCGCCGTGACGCTCGATGTGCGGAATGCCGACCAGGTGAAGCAGGTGGTGCAGGACATCGCGCAGCGACTCGGTCGCATCGATGTGCTGGTGAACAACGCCGCCGGCAATTTTTATGCGCCCAGTGCGACGCTCTCGCCGAATGCCTGGAAGAGCGTGGTGGAGATCGACCTGTACGGCACCTTTCACTGCTCGCAGGCCGTGTATCCCGTCATGGCCGGGCAGGGCGGCGGTCGCATCATCAGCACGTCGATGACGCTGCATTACCGCGGCTGGCCACTGATGGCCCATGCGACGGCTGCCAAAGCCGGTGTGGATGCGCTGACCCGCACGCTGGCCGTGGAGTGGGCGCCGGAGCGCATTCGGATGAATGCCATTGCCCCGGGCCCCATTCCCACCGAGGGCGTCAAGAAGGCGTTCACGCCACCCGCCGAGAGTGGCGTGCCGGATCTGTTTGCGGCGGCCGAAGAGAAGATGGCGGAGTATGCGCGGACCGGGATTCCCCTCGGGCGATGGGGCACGCCACGCGATATCGCCAATATGGTGGCCTTCCTGGCGTCACCCGCCGGCGACTGGATCACGGGCGCGATCTTTGTGGTGGACGGCGGCGAATGGCTCTCCAAAGGCGGCCGTCAGGGCCCCTGA
- a CDS encoding ribonuclease HII, with translation MARWSPIERTLRAQYGSLLVGVDEVGRGPLAGPVVACAIVMPADRRAIAGVDDSKRLDHRTRVTLAARIRDHALALSLGAASAREVDRLNIYHATVLAMQRALARIPQRLGAEPHHVVVDGKPLRTLGVVHTAVVKGDAKCYGIACASIVAKVTRDRLMTALAQRHGHYAWERNAGYGTTQHRDGISQHGLTAHHRRSFCLNVQTSLALDPVAPHGDELLLLPELSDD, from the coding sequence ATGGCGCGCTGGAGCCCGATCGAGCGCACGCTGCGTGCACAATACGGTTCACTCCTTGTCGGGGTGGATGAAGTCGGACGGGGCCCGCTCGCGGGCCCCGTCGTCGCATGTGCCATTGTCATGCCGGCCGATCGGCGGGCCATCGCCGGGGTGGACGATTCCAAGCGCCTCGATCATCGCACGCGGGTGACGCTCGCCGCGCGGATCCGCGACCACGCCCTGGCGCTGTCACTGGGCGCCGCCAGCGCACGGGAAGTGGATCGCCTCAACATCTACCACGCCACCGTGCTGGCTATGCAGCGGGCGCTGGCGCGCATTCCGCAGCGACTCGGCGCGGAGCCTCATCATGTGGTGGTGGACGGCAAGCCGCTGCGCACCCTGGGCGTTGTGCATACGGCGGTCGTGAAGGGCGATGCCAAGTGTTATGGCATTGCCTGCGCATCGATCGTGGCCAAAGTGACCCGCGATCGGCTGATGACGGCCCTCGCGCAGCGCCATGGGCACTATGCCTGGGAACGCAACGCGGGGTATGGCACCACGCAGCATCGTGATGGCATCAGTCAGCATGGTTTGACGGCACACCATCGCCGGAGCTTCTGTCTCAACGTGCAGACATCGCTGGCCCTCGACCCAGTTGCGCCGCACGGCGATGAACTCCTCCTCCTTCCGGAACTGTCCGATGATTGA